A window of Salmo trutta chromosome 5, fSalTru1.1, whole genome shotgun sequence contains these coding sequences:
- the LOC115194550 gene encoding butyrophilin subfamily 1 member A1 isoform X7: MGPLIQQFCLVTCLVFFPCSSAPVADGTETERQSTSVSTCTLYGLNCTVWFAGCVTFGIIIFLGVGFLVWYKCCRDTQNPPQQDTPSQPDKQADQLLQTVNQPTDIDVKHLHEVDVTLDVDTAHPNLLIDGKTVRWIKETPQRLCNEKMFDEDPYVLGIMGRAWRTYWKVNVEKKDDWVLGVTKATANRKGQLVLSPANGFWVIRLSNGGRLKAMDDKEHVLDKDIPDKVGIYLDYNENKVTFYNVEDASLIYSFTNGPSYEDEVRPLFSPWNNDTDPINILSIVITKV, from the exons ATGGGACCTTTGATCCAGCAATTCTGTTTGGTAACATGCCTTGTCTTTTTTCCCTGTTCATCTGCTCCAG TTGCAGATGGAACAGAGACTGAGAGGCAGTCAACTTCCGTGTCAACCTGTACACTGTATGGTTTGAATTGCACTGTGTGGTTTGCTGGATGTGTTACATTTGGGATCATTATTTTCCTGGGAGTGGGTTTCTTGGTATGGTATAAGTGCTGTAGAG ATACACAGAACCCTCCACAGCAAGACACTCCTAGCCAACCAGATAAGCAAG CTGATCAATTATTGCAGACCGTCAATCAGCCAACCG ATATAGATGTGAAGCACTTACATGAAG TGGATGTAACTCTGGATGTGGACACAGCTCACCCTAACCTACTGATAGATGGTAAAACAGTACGCTGGATAAAGGAAACACCACAGAGACTGTGTAATGAGAAGATGTTTGATGAAGATCCCTATGTGCTGGGCATTATGGGCCGTGCTTGGAGGACCTACTGGAAGGTGAATGTGGAGAAGAAGGATGACTGGGTACTTGGTGTTACCAAGGCAACAGCTAACAGGAAGGGACAATTGGTTCTCAGCCCTGCCAATGGCTTCTGGGTAATCAGGCTGTCCAATGGGGGAAGACTGAAAGCCATGGATGATAAGGAGCATGTTCTTGACAAAGATATTCCAGATAAAGTTGGGATCTATCTGGATTACAATGAAAATAAGGTAACTTTCTATAATGTAGAAGACGCTTCACTCATCTACTCATTTACCAACGGACCAAGTTATGAGGATGAGGTCCGCCCACTTTTTTCACCCTGGAACAATGATACAGATCCAATCAATATTTTGTCCATTGTGATTACAAAGGTTTAG
- the LOC115194550 gene encoding butyrophilin subfamily 1 member A1 isoform X9 codes for MGPLIQQFCLVTCLVFFPCSSAPVADGTETERQSTSVSTCTLYGLNCTVWFAGCVTFGIIIFLGVGFLVWYKCCRDTQNPPQQDTPSQPDKQDIDVKHLHEVDVTLDVDTAHPNLLIDGKTVRWIKETPQRLCNEKMFDEDPYVLGIMGRAWRTYWKVNVEKKDDWVLGVTKATANRKGQLVLSPANGFWVIRLSNGGRLKAMDDKEHVLDKDIPDKVGIYLDYNENKVTFYNVEDASLIYSFTNGPSYEDEVRPLFSPWNNDTDPINILSIVITKV; via the exons ATGGGACCTTTGATCCAGCAATTCTGTTTGGTAACATGCCTTGTCTTTTTTCCCTGTTCATCTGCTCCAG TTGCAGATGGAACAGAGACTGAGAGGCAGTCAACTTCCGTGTCAACCTGTACACTGTATGGTTTGAATTGCACTGTGTGGTTTGCTGGATGTGTTACATTTGGGATCATTATTTTCCTGGGAGTGGGTTTCTTGGTATGGTATAAGTGCTGTAGAG ATACACAGAACCCTCCACAGCAAGACACTCCTAGCCAACCAGATAAGCAAG ATATAGATGTGAAGCACTTACATGAAG TGGATGTAACTCTGGATGTGGACACAGCTCACCCTAACCTACTGATAGATGGTAAAACAGTACGCTGGATAAAGGAAACACCACAGAGACTGTGTAATGAGAAGATGTTTGATGAAGATCCCTATGTGCTGGGCATTATGGGCCGTGCTTGGAGGACCTACTGGAAGGTGAATGTGGAGAAGAAGGATGACTGGGTACTTGGTGTTACCAAGGCAACAGCTAACAGGAAGGGACAATTGGTTCTCAGCCCTGCCAATGGCTTCTGGGTAATCAGGCTGTCCAATGGGGGAAGACTGAAAGCCATGGATGATAAGGAGCATGTTCTTGACAAAGATATTCCAGATAAAGTTGGGATCTATCTGGATTACAATGAAAATAAGGTAACTTTCTATAATGTAGAAGACGCTTCACTCATCTACTCATTTACCAACGGACCAAGTTATGAGGATGAGGTCCGCCCACTTTTTTCACCCTGGAACAATGATACAGATCCAATCAATATTTTGTCCATTGTGATTACAAAGGTTTAG